In one Mucilaginibacter ginsenosidivorax genomic region, the following are encoded:
- a CDS encoding glycoside hydrolase family 97 protein, whose amino-acid sequence MRYLLLTIVSFIVLVAKGQGSATGTPLVIQSPDKNLSLKFYQKQLAGNKRVMCYQVTYKDKQVISESVLDIQLDNQLSEKAMALKIDQHKNWCENLVIKDIKTTAHDTTWIPVNGERSHIRDHYNACDIILVKDDNPMYVMQVQVRVYDEGAAIRYYFPENEKGTYYNVTAENTEFSFPAGTQAWFANWAQAPYYKLPLASWPGESERPLTLELPNGLFVALGEAQLVDYARTKFKLSDDKPNTIVTAMFGGAQLVSPVGTPWRAIMVASAPGDLIAHDYMMLNLNEPSRIANTEWINPGKIMRVMTQTTADAKANIDFAVKHKLQYILFDWKWYGPAFSFNSDATKVAIPNFDLPGIIQYGKDKGIGVWLYVNQQALMAQSDSLFAVYNKWGIKGVKFGFVQVGSHRWTTWVEKAIQQAAASHIMVNIHDDWRLTGEQRTWPNLMTAEGVRGNEEMPDATHNTILPFTRYLAGPADYTICYFDKRIKTTHGHQLALAAVYYSPLQTLYWYDKPSAEHSEPELEFWDDIPTTWDETRVIQGAPGQYITTARRKGTEWFVGTITNNDARTLKMALTFLTPGKKYRAKIYSDDAAVATTTHVRVSSSVLSSKTILTINLQPSGGEAMHLEEIK is encoded by the coding sequence ATGAGGTATTTGCTATTAACTATAGTTTCGTTTATCGTTTTAGTGGCCAAAGGGCAAGGCTCTGCAACAGGTACGCCGCTTGTAATTCAATCGCCTGATAAAAACCTGAGTCTGAAGTTTTATCAAAAGCAGTTGGCCGGTAACAAGCGGGTTATGTGTTACCAGGTAACTTATAAGGATAAACAGGTTATCAGCGAGTCGGTTCTGGATATTCAGCTGGATAACCAGTTATCGGAAAAAGCCATGGCACTGAAGATAGATCAGCATAAAAACTGGTGCGAAAACCTGGTGATAAAAGATATAAAAACCACCGCGCATGATACCACCTGGATACCTGTAAATGGCGAACGCAGCCACATCAGGGATCATTATAATGCCTGCGATATCATCCTGGTGAAGGATGATAACCCCATGTATGTGATGCAGGTACAGGTGCGGGTTTATGACGAAGGCGCTGCAATACGCTATTACTTCCCCGAAAATGAAAAAGGGACGTATTACAACGTGACCGCCGAAAATACCGAATTTAGTTTCCCGGCGGGTACCCAGGCCTGGTTTGCCAACTGGGCCCAGGCACCTTATTACAAACTGCCACTCGCCAGCTGGCCGGGAGAAAGTGAACGACCACTTACTTTAGAGCTGCCCAACGGGCTGTTTGTAGCGCTTGGCGAAGCGCAGCTGGTTGATTATGCCCGCACCAAATTTAAGTTAAGCGATGATAAGCCTAACACCATAGTAACTGCTATGTTTGGAGGGGCGCAGCTTGTATCTCCGGTAGGTACGCCATGGCGCGCAATTATGGTGGCCTCGGCTCCCGGCGATTTAATAGCGCATGATTATATGATGCTTAACCTGAATGAACCATCACGAATAGCCAATACCGAATGGATAAACCCCGGTAAAATTATGCGCGTGATGACCCAAACCACTGCCGATGCCAAAGCCAATATCGATTTTGCGGTAAAACATAAGCTGCAATACATATTATTTGATTGGAAATGGTATGGGCCGGCATTTAGCTTTAACTCGGATGCAACAAAGGTGGCTATCCCCAATTTTGATTTACCAGGGATTATTCAATATGGTAAGGATAAAGGTATTGGCGTATGGTTATACGTTAACCAGCAGGCATTAATGGCGCAAAGCGACAGCTTGTTTGCTGTATATAACAAGTGGGGGATAAAAGGCGTAAAATTTGGCTTTGTACAGGTAGGTTCGCACCGCTGGACAACGTGGGTGGAAAAAGCCATACAGCAGGCGGCGGCCAGCCACATCATGGTTAACATTCATGACGACTGGCGCCTTACCGGCGAGCAGCGCACCTGGCCCAACCTGATGACCGCCGAAGGCGTACGTGGCAACGAAGAAATGCCTGATGCAACCCACAATACTATATTACCCTTTACCCGCTATTTAGCCGGCCCGGCCGATTATACCATTTGTTATTTTGATAAACGGATAAAAACAACCCATGGCCACCAGCTGGCATTGGCGGCAGTTTACTACAGTCCTTTGCAAACGCTGTATTGGTATGATAAGCCATCGGCAGAACATAGTGAACCCGAACTGGAGTTTTGGGACGACATTCCTACCACCTGGGATGAAACAAGGGTAATACAGGGAGCGCCCGGGCAGTATATTACAACCGCAAGACGTAAAGGAACCGAATGGTTTGTGGGTACTATTACCAATAATGATGCAAGGACGCTAAAGATGGCGCTCACCTTTTTGACGCCGGGCAAAAAATACAGGGCCAAAATATATAGCGATGATGCCGCGGTGGCCACAACTACGCACGTGCGGGTTAGCAGCAGCGTATTGAGTAGCAAAACTATTTTAACCATTAACCTGCAACCATCGGGAGGCGAGGCGATGCATTTAGAAGAGATTAAATGA
- a CDS encoding glycoside hydrolase family 88 protein, producing the protein MKRNYLKNRFNIKALYKILLVLMLLSDGFRAHAQKSLQVLFNINYCAAQAQKTLSNIPASGNNLPRNIDKGKTDWRYVNYKDWCSGFWPGILWYLYEGTHDEKWKTAADSFTKELQPLSEHSGFDHDLGFMIFNSFGNGYRLTGNPEYKRVVLRSADSLATLFNPKVGTILSWPSMVKKMGWPHNTIIDNMINLELLFWASKNGGSRHLYDIAVKHAETTMRNHFRPDYTSYHVVVYDTITGKKIKGITHQGYADNSMWARGQSWAIYGFTMCYRETGKTEFLNFAQKVADVYLGRLPADLIPFWDFDDPAIPNAPKDASAACVTASALLELSGFVKDKHKAQIYRQKAEAMLQTLSSPAYQSHQVNNAFLLHSTGHHPAGTEIDASIIYADYYYLEALLRLDKLQHGKAAHYQHKSN; encoded by the coding sequence ATGAAAAGAAATTATCTGAAAAATCGTTTCAATATCAAAGCGCTGTACAAAATTTTACTCGTCCTGATGCTCTTGAGCGACGGATTTCGGGCTCATGCCCAAAAAAGCTTACAGGTGCTATTCAATATAAACTATTGCGCTGCGCAAGCGCAAAAAACGCTAAGTAATATTCCGGCAAGTGGCAATAACCTGCCCCGTAATATAGATAAAGGCAAAACAGACTGGCGATATGTAAACTACAAGGACTGGTGCAGTGGTTTTTGGCCTGGTATTTTATGGTACTTATATGAAGGAACCCATGATGAAAAATGGAAAACAGCTGCTGATAGTTTCACAAAGGAATTGCAGCCGCTTTCTGAGCATAGTGGTTTTGATCATGATTTGGGTTTCATGATATTTAACAGTTTTGGCAACGGTTACCGGCTAACGGGGAATCCCGAATATAAGCGGGTTGTATTGCGTTCGGCAGATTCATTGGCCACTTTGTTTAATCCCAAAGTAGGTACTATATTATCCTGGCCGTCGATGGTTAAAAAAATGGGTTGGCCCCATAATACCATTATCGATAACATGATTAACCTCGAACTTTTATTCTGGGCCTCAAAAAATGGCGGCAGCCGGCACTTATATGATATCGCGGTTAAACATGCCGAAACCACCATGCGCAATCATTTCAGGCCCGATTATACATCTTACCATGTGGTGGTATACGATACCATTACCGGGAAAAAAATAAAAGGCATAACCCACCAGGGCTATGCAGATAACAGTATGTGGGCCAGGGGGCAATCATGGGCAATATATGGTTTTACCATGTGCTACCGCGAAACCGGCAAAACCGAATTTTTAAACTTTGCACAAAAAGTAGCAGATGTATACCTGGGCCGCTTACCTGCGGATTTGATCCCTTTTTGGGACTTTGATGATCCTGCAATTCCCAATGCTCCTAAAGACGCTTCGGCGGCCTGCGTAACAGCTTCGGCATTGCTGGAACTGTCTGGCTTTGTAAAGGACAAACACAAGGCACAAATTTACCGGCAGAAGGCTGAAGCTATGTTGCAAACGCTTTCCTCGCCGGCTTACCAGAGCCATCAGGTAAACAATGCCTTTTTACTTCATTCTACTGGGCATCACCCCGCCGGAACAGAAATTGATGCGTCAATTATTTATGCCGATTACTATTATTTGGAAGCCCTGTTGCGGTTGGATAAATTACAACATGGCAAAGCCGCTCATTATCAACATAAATCAAACTAA
- a CDS encoding DUF2264 domain-containing protein, protein MKKILFLLCAMLVVSNIWAQKNITNGLGDRKLWLTYMDKIARPVILNLAEDKLKQNMPVSLSDRIDNKEGRSKVAYLEAFGRTLSGIAPWLNLEGGDAGEIKLRNQYRAWALKAIANAVNPQAKDYLQWNGGQPLVDASYVAFALVRSPWLWEHLDDSVKKQVVDAMKITRNTVPVYSNWILFSGMIEAFFCKYDLGDDPLRTEFGIREFMQHWYVGDGMFSDGMTFHLDYYNSIVIQPNLNAMLQVQGEKKKNYQHEQERAKTIGQRYAEILERLINADGSYPATGRSIVYRAGVFHHLANMAYIKQLPASLPPAQVRCALTAVIKKTLESQATFTADGWLNIGLYGKQPGLADFYITTGSLYICSNVFVPLGLPETDEFWSAPPLKWTEAKIWSGEDVKADHALDMK, encoded by the coding sequence ATGAAAAAAATATTGTTTTTGCTTTGCGCAATGTTGGTTGTATCCAATATATGGGCGCAAAAAAACATAACTAATGGGCTTGGCGACCGCAAACTGTGGTTAACCTATATGGATAAAATAGCCCGGCCTGTTATATTAAACCTGGCCGAAGATAAGCTGAAGCAAAATATGCCGGTGAGTTTATCTGATCGTATTGATAATAAGGAAGGGCGTTCAAAAGTTGCTTACCTTGAAGCGTTTGGCCGAACCTTAAGCGGGATTGCACCCTGGCTTAACCTGGAAGGCGGCGATGCCGGAGAAATAAAATTGCGTAACCAGTACCGCGCATGGGCATTAAAAGCGATAGCAAACGCGGTTAACCCGCAGGCTAAAGATTACCTGCAATGGAACGGCGGGCAGCCTTTGGTTGATGCATCTTATGTAGCCTTTGCGCTTGTCCGCAGCCCCTGGTTATGGGAACACCTGGACGATAGTGTAAAAAAACAGGTGGTTGATGCCATGAAGATAACCCGTAATACGGTGCCGGTTTACTCCAACTGGATCCTGTTTTCGGGGATGATAGAGGCCTTTTTTTGCAAATACGATTTAGGGGACGACCCGTTACGCACCGAATTTGGCATCCGCGAATTTATGCAGCACTGGTATGTTGGCGACGGCATGTTTTCTGACGGGATGACCTTTCATTTGGACTATTACAACAGTATTGTGATACAGCCCAATTTAAACGCCATGTTACAGGTGCAGGGCGAAAAAAAGAAGAACTATCAACACGAACAGGAGCGCGCAAAAACCATTGGCCAACGCTATGCCGAAATATTGGAGCGCCTAATTAATGCGGATGGCAGTTACCCGGCAACAGGCCGCTCAATAGTTTACAGGGCAGGAGTTTTTCATCATTTGGCCAATATGGCTTATATTAAACAACTCCCGGCATCATTGCCGCCTGCACAGGTACGTTGTGCGTTAACTGCTGTCATCAAAAAAACGCTGGAGTCGCAAGCTACATTTACTGCGGATGGATGGCTCAATATTGGTCTTTATGGCAAACAGCCCGGCCTGGCCGATTTTTATATCACAACCGGCAGTCTATACATTTGCAGTAATGTTTTTGTGCCACTTGGTTTGCCCGAAACTGACGAGTTCTGGAGCGCCCCGCCGCTAAAATGGACCGAAGCCAAAATCTGGAGCGGGGAAGATGTAAAAGCCGACCATGCCCTGGATATGAAGTAA
- a CDS encoding BNR repeat-containing protein: protein MLFNPFKQFLFIALLIGSFLHADAQNYPVKVSAIGPGWANNSVNTVIFRKNSLVTFKGEQYAAYYNQEQVLTLAKRKSGSSEWQIAVTAYKGDAADAHKDISIMVDGAGYLHVAWGMHNQSLNYAMGLAPGSLVLSAQKSMTGIAENSVSYPEFYRLPKGDLLFLYRDGASGNGNLVLNRYNVSAKKWVNIQHNLIDGEGKRNAYWQMAIDKKGFIHLSWVWRESPDVASNHDMCYAISKDGGINWERSTGQTYNLPITAATAEYACEIPQKSELINQTSMVIDDDGSPVIASYWREAGEAAPQYHIIYKNNGEWTSSSLGFRKTPFSLSGMGTKSIPVSRPQIIAWKQGGNTVAALIFRDKEQGDKISVAITGNLAGNKWTVSDLSAFAVGAWEPTYDTELWKDKKTLNLFIQNVVQVDGEGQANITAQPVQVLEWKPAGK, encoded by the coding sequence ATGCTTTTCAACCCCTTCAAACAATTCCTGTTTATAGCTTTATTGATAGGCAGCTTTTTGCATGCAGATGCACAAAACTACCCTGTAAAAGTGAGTGCCATAGGCCCCGGATGGGCTAATAACTCGGTGAACACCGTTATTTTTCGCAAGAATTCGCTGGTTACTTTTAAAGGAGAGCAATATGCTGCTTATTACAACCAGGAACAGGTTTTAACCCTGGCCAAAAGAAAAAGCGGATCAAGCGAATGGCAAATTGCAGTAACGGCCTACAAAGGCGATGCCGCTGATGCTCATAAGGATATAAGTATTATGGTTGATGGGGCGGGTTACCTGCATGTGGCCTGGGGTATGCACAATCAGTCATTAAACTATGCAATGGGCCTTGCACCGGGTAGCCTTGTTTTGTCGGCGCAAAAATCAATGACGGGCATTGCTGAAAACAGTGTAAGTTACCCTGAGTTTTACCGGCTTCCCAAAGGTGATCTGCTATTCCTTTACAGGGATGGCGCATCAGGAAACGGCAACCTTGTGCTTAACAGGTATAACGTATCGGCAAAAAAATGGGTAAACATACAGCACAATCTGATTGACGGCGAAGGCAAACGCAATGCCTACTGGCAAATGGCTATTGATAAAAAAGGTTTTATACACCTGTCATGGGTATGGCGCGAAAGCCCCGATGTAGCCAGTAACCATGATATGTGCTATGCTATTTCAAAAGATGGCGGAATAAACTGGGAAAGATCAACCGGGCAAACCTATAATTTACCAATCACGGCTGCTACCGCCGAATACGCCTGCGAAATTCCACAAAAAAGCGAGCTAATTAACCAAACATCTATGGTTATTGACGACGACGGTAGCCCCGTTATAGCCAGTTACTGGCGGGAAGCAGGGGAGGCCGCCCCGCAATACCATATCATTTATAAAAACAATGGAGAGTGGACAAGCAGCAGCCTCGGTTTTCGCAAAACACCTTTTAGTTTAAGCGGAATGGGCACCAAGAGTATTCCGGTATCACGCCCGCAAATTATAGCCTGGAAACAGGGGGGAAATACCGTCGCGGCCTTAATATTCAGAGATAAGGAGCAAGGGGATAAAATTTCTGTTGCAATTACGGGTAACCTGGCCGGGAATAAATGGACGGTTAGCGATTTGTCGGCATTCGCTGTTGGCGCCTGGGAGCCAACCTATGATACCGAACTATGGAAAGATAAAAAAACACTTAACCTGTTTATACAAAATGTAGTACAGGTAGATGGAGAGGGCCAGGCCAATATTACCGCCCAGCCGGTACAGGTGCTGGAATGGAAACCGGCCGGTAAGTAA
- a CDS encoding RagB/SusD family nutrient uptake outer membrane protein, translating to MKKYSIIVASVSVLIIAFASCKKSYLAEKPYSSYTPLTLNDSLGFEAAAVGLYNYESTILTYSSAQGWPSVWQVGTDVANATANQQGIEVPYYNYAQLTPTDGAASYIWGKYYALINNANIIIKAVEDPSNTKLTAKGKNMIDAEAKFFRAYAYNNLATLFGKVPLVTAPLTAPKTDFVRAPLDQVNNLIISDLTFASTNLSDLNAGTSKLNVQGKPVDRANKYMAMQLLAEAYLRMGKNDLAEQQAQAVISSGKFSLISNRYGVRASGAGDYYSDMFVYGNQRRSQGNSEAIWVIEQENPNSVVGGNTDNAQQRRVWGAAYYNISGMVLCDSLGGRSIARLRLSNWVLYGLYPTGDIRNSQYSIRRRYYINNPTAANYGKQVPFTGPDTLYKICPSTTKWGAFDPNDTFGYAMIKDFMMMRLGETYLLLAEAQVKQGKTTEAANTINVLRTRAQAPQVTSSQMTVDFVLDERARELIGEENRRMTLMRTGTLVDRATRLNSNDAQHPTTGLAAKNLLLPIPLSEIQLNKDAVLEQNPGY from the coding sequence ATGAAAAAGTATTCAATTATAGTGGCTTCTGTATCAGTGCTAATAATCGCATTTGCATCCTGTAAAAAGTCATACCTGGCCGAAAAGCCTTACTCTTCATATACCCCGCTAACGCTTAACGATTCATTGGGCTTTGAAGCCGCTGCCGTAGGCCTTTACAATTATGAAAGCACCATTTTAACCTATTCAAGCGCGCAGGGCTGGCCAAGTGTTTGGCAGGTAGGTACCGATGTGGCCAATGCTACCGCAAACCAGCAAGGTATTGAAGTGCCTTATTATAATTATGCGCAGCTTACCCCAACAGATGGGGCAGCCTCATATATCTGGGGTAAGTATTACGCGTTAATTAACAATGCCAATATTATCATCAAGGCCGTCGAAGATCCGTCGAACACCAAGCTTACCGCCAAAGGCAAAAATATGATAGATGCCGAAGCCAAGTTTTTTAGGGCATATGCTTACAATAACCTGGCTACATTATTTGGTAAAGTGCCTTTGGTAACGGCCCCGCTTACGGCGCCAAAAACAGATTTTGTACGTGCCCCGCTTGATCAGGTCAACAACCTTATTATAAGCGACCTTACGTTTGCAAGTACAAACCTGTCTGATTTAAATGCTGGAACTTCCAAACTAAACGTACAGGGCAAACCTGTTGACAGGGCTAATAAGTACATGGCCATGCAGCTTTTGGCCGAGGCTTACCTGCGCATGGGCAAAAACGACCTGGCCGAACAGCAGGCGCAGGCAGTTATCAGCAGTGGTAAATTTAGCCTGATAAGTAATCGTTATGGTGTGCGGGCAAGCGGCGCCGGCGATTATTACTCAGATATGTTTGTGTACGGTAACCAGCGCCGCAGCCAGGGTAATTCGGAAGCCATATGGGTTATTGAACAGGAAAATCCAAATTCTGTTGTTGGGGGTAATACAGATAATGCCCAGCAACGCCGTGTGTGGGGAGCCGCCTATTACAATATTAGCGGCATGGTGCTTTGCGATTCGCTTGGTGGCCGCAGTATTGCCAGGTTAAGGTTAAGTAACTGGGTATTGTACGGTTTATATCCAACAGGCGATATTCGCAATTCGCAATATAGTATCAGGAGGCGTTATTATATCAACAATCCAACTGCTGCCAACTATGGCAAGCAAGTACCATTTACCGGTCCCGATACCTTATACAAAATTTGCCCAAGCACAACCAAATGGGGGGCGTTTGATCCTAACGATACCTTTGGTTATGCTATGATCAAAGATTTTATGATGATGCGGTTAGGCGAAACCTATTTGTTACTCGCAGAGGCCCAGGTAAAGCAAGGTAAAACTACCGAGGCTGCAAATACCATTAACGTTTTGCGCACAAGAGCGCAGGCACCACAGGTTACCTCCAGCCAAATGACCGTTGATTTTGTACTTGACGAGCGTGCCCGCGAATTGATTGGGGAGGAAAACCGGAGGATGACGCTGATGCGTACCGGAACGCTGGTTGATCGTGCAACACGCCTCAATTCAAATGATGCTCAGCACCCAACAACCGGCCTGGCAGCAAAAAACCTGTTATTGCCCATCCCCTTATCAGAAATTCAGTTGAATAAGGATGCCGTTTTAGAACAAAATCCAGGGTATTAA
- a CDS encoding TonB-dependent receptor, with amino-acid sequence MKISTFNIGVPKLCMPQKLLLVVKITVLLFFVAIMHVSASSYAQKINLSATNAPLKKLFKEIRKQSGYNFIYTEGMMKDTRPVNIHVSNASIGDILDKVFHDQPLSYTISNNTIVIKEKDSQESDNVLITITGTVKDEKGEPLPGVTVAVEGIANATSTDYNGKYTIKANAGQTLVFSFIGYKTIKKLINSNEQLINVSLEPASRDLTEVVVVGYGTQKRSDITGAVASVPKARLSELPVTNVLQALEGAVAGVTITNTSSVPGAVPGSIVRGQNSINAGTGPYVVVDGIPLSKTGGSLNDINPNDIASMEILKDASAVAIYGTNGSNGVILITTKRGNSGKPVIRYSGYAGIENLAHILDPRDPASYIQKYADYLSQTGQTQTSPVPNSSELPNYQAGKTIDWVKETTQQGVMQDHNLSVSGGSPDVKYFISGDYLKQKGVVKGYQYNRVSIRSNLDVNVTNFLTVGMSSYFANNNYDGGRANLLFATAMSPYGNLYNADGTYTIYPMAPEQLYTNPLLGLTTDQINRSVNLNGNGYAEIKFGGVLKGLKYRVNAGYTYLPTRVDSYSGRLANTPLGSASAASSETTAYTIENLLYYNRDIGKHHFDFTGLYSAQRRRYFTSTASATGFVNDELSFNNIGAGATQTSSSYSDRYALTSQMGRINYSYNSRYLFTVTARRDGSSVFGANTTKYGVFPSAALGWNISQEDFLKDSKIVNSLKLRGSYGKTGNEAISVYQTITTDGTVRSPFNGVSTIGVQASNLGNANLLWETTVGTNIGADFSLFNSRINGSVDAYKTRTSGLLLKRSLPAITGYSSVWDNIGKVANKGIEVTLNTKNIDGRDFRWESNIVYAINRNKIVSLYGDGKDDIGNRWFIGKPISVIYDYKMTGVWQTGEDASKQDPGAKPGDLKFADTNGDGKITADDRVIQGQTTPKWTGGITNTFHYKQFNLSVFIQTAQGMLKNNADLNYADESGRRNTPAAIGYWTPSNGNNSFQSLAYTNTRGYGYPRDASYTRIKDVTFSYVVPQVLLDKAHINGLTFYVSGRNLHTFTKWIGWDPENNYSTRGSGDWTNNYPTTRTFVFGANISLK; translated from the coding sequence ATGAAAATATCTACTTTTAACATAGGTGTGCCCAAACTATGCATGCCTCAAAAGTTATTATTAGTTGTGAAAATAACTGTACTCCTCTTTTTTGTCGCTATTATGCACGTCAGCGCTTCATCTTATGCGCAAAAAATAAATCTTTCGGCAACAAATGCTCCTTTAAAAAAACTATTTAAAGAGATAAGGAAGCAAAGCGGCTACAATTTTATTTATACCGAAGGTATGATGAAAGATACCCGCCCGGTTAACATCCACGTTAGCAATGCATCTATCGGCGATATTCTTGATAAAGTATTTCATGACCAGCCACTTTCTTACACCATTAGCAACAACACAATAGTTATCAAAGAAAAAGATAGCCAGGAAAGCGATAACGTATTAATAACCATTACAGGTACTGTTAAAGACGAAAAGGGCGAGCCTTTGCCTGGTGTTACCGTAGCGGTTGAAGGTATTGCCAATGCCACATCAACCGATTATAATGGTAAGTATACCATTAAGGCTAATGCAGGGCAAACCCTGGTGTTTTCATTTATTGGTTATAAAACAATAAAAAAGCTTATAAATAGTAACGAGCAGCTTATAAACGTCTCGTTAGAGCCTGCATCCAGGGATTTAACAGAAGTAGTTGTAGTTGGCTACGGTACCCAAAAACGATCGGATATAACAGGCGCTGTGGCATCGGTGCCCAAGGCCCGTTTATCGGAGTTGCCGGTTACCAACGTGCTGCAAGCCCTGGAAGGAGCTGTGGCGGGGGTTACTATAACCAATACATCATCTGTACCGGGTGCTGTACCCGGCTCAATTGTAAGGGGGCAAAACTCTATCAACGCAGGCACCGGCCCGTATGTTGTTGTGGATGGTATCCCGCTGAGTAAAACCGGTGGTTCGCTTAACGATATTAATCCCAATGATATCGCTTCGATGGAAATATTAAAAGATGCATCGGCGGTTGCAATATACGGAACAAACGGCTCAAACGGTGTTATCCTGATTACTACCAAAAGAGGGAACAGCGGTAAACCTGTTATCCGTTATAGCGGTTATGCTGGCATCGAAAACCTGGCGCATATTCTTGACCCGCGCGACCCTGCTTCCTACATTCAAAAATATGCCGATTACCTTTCGCAAACAGGTCAAACACAAACCAGCCCGGTGCCAAACAGTTCCGAACTGCCCAATTACCAGGCAGGTAAAACCATTGATTGGGTTAAAGAGACCACTCAGCAGGGAGTAATGCAGGATCATAACCTGAGCGTTTCTGGCGGTAGCCCCGACGTTAAATATTTTATATCAGGCGATTACCTGAAGCAAAAAGGCGTGGTAAAAGGCTATCAGTACAATAGGGTAAGCATCCGCTCAAACCTGGATGTAAATGTCACCAATTTTTTAACTGTTGGTATGTCATCCTATTTCGCCAACAACAATTACGATGGCGGCAGGGCCAACCTGTTATTCGCTACAGCCATGAGCCCTTATGGTAATTTGTATAATGCCGATGGCACCTATACCATTTACCCCATGGCGCCCGAACAATTGTATACAAACCCTTTGCTGGGCTTAACTACCGACCAAATAAACCGTAGCGTGAATTTAAACGGTAATGGGTATGCCGAGATTAAATTTGGCGGTGTACTTAAAGGATTAAAATACCGTGTAAATGCCGGCTACACCTATTTGCCAACACGGGTTGATAGTTACAGTGGCCGTTTGGCAAATACGCCCTTAGGATCGGCCAGTGCTGCAAGCTCCGAAACTACAGCCTATACTATTGAAAACCTGTTGTATTATAACCGGGATATTGGTAAGCATCACTTTGATTTTACGGGGTTATACAGCGCACAGCGCCGCAGGTATTTTACTTCAACAGCATCTGCCACAGGTTTCGTAAATGATGAGTTGTCATTTAATAACATTGGCGCCGGTGCAACGCAAACCTCATCGTCATATTCAGATAGGTATGCCCTTACCTCGCAGATGGGCCGTATCAACTACTCCTATAACAGCCGTTACCTGTTCACCGTTACCGCCCGCCGCGATGGATCGTCGGTTTTTGGCGCTAATACAACCAAGTATGGTGTGTTTCCGTCGGCAGCGCTCGGTTGGAACATCAGCCAGGAAGACTTTTTAAAAGATTCAAAAATAGTTAACAGTTTAAAGCTGAGAGGCTCTTATGGAAAAACCGGTAACGAGGCGATAAGTGTTTATCAAACTATAACCACAGATGGTACTGTTCGGTCGCCATTTAACGGGGTAAGCACTATTGGGGTGCAGGCCAGTAACCTGGGTAACGCCAACCTGCTTTGGGAAACCACCGTAGGCACCAATATCGGTGCAGATTTCTCTTTATTTAACAGTCGCATCAACGGATCGGTTGATGCTTACAAAACGCGTACATCTGGTTTACTGTTAAAACGAAGCCTGCCGGCAATTACCGGTTATTCATCAGTATGGGATAATATTGGTAAAGTAGCCAACAAAGGCATCGAGGTTACCTTGAATACAAAAAACATTGATGGCAGGGATTTTCGTTGGGAATCAAACATCGTATATGCCATCAACAGGAATAAAATTGTGAGCCTTTATGGCGATGGTAAAGATGATATAGGCAACAGGTGGTTTATAGGTAAACCTATCAGCGTAATTTACGATTACAAAATGACAGGCGTTTGGCAAACCGGCGAGGATGCCTCTAAACAAGACCCAGGAGCGAAACCGGGCGACCTGAAATTTGCCGATACCAATGGCGATGGCAAAATTACTGCTGATGACAGGGTTATACAGGGGCAAACCACGCCAAAGTGGACCGGCGGTATTACCAATACCTTTCACTACAAGCAATTTAACCTGAGTGTATTTATACAAACAGCACAAGGTATGCTTAAAAACAATGCCGATTTAAATTATGCTGATGAGTCGGGCAGGAGGAATACACCGGCAGCCATTGGATACTGGACACCATCAAACGGCAATAACTCGTTCCAGTCTTTAGCTTATACCAACACCAGGGGTTACGGCTACCCGCGCGATGCCAGCTATACCCGCATTAAAGATGTAACATTTAGCTATGTTGTGCCGCAGGTGTTGTTAGATAAAGCGCACATTAACGGCTTAACGTTTTATGTAAGCGGCCGCAACCTGCACACTTTTACCAAGTGGATAGGCTGGGATCCTGAAAATAATTACTCGACCAGGGGATCTGGCGATTGGACAAACAACTATCCAACTACCCGCACATTTGTTTTTGGCGCCAACATCTCATTAAAATAA